The following coding sequences are from one Shewanella eurypsychrophilus window:
- the trpB gene encoding tryptophan synthase subunit beta, whose product MKLDPYFGEYGGMYVPQILVPALKQLETAFIEAQDDPEFQAEFSDLLKNYAGRPTALTLTRNLSPNPLVKIYLKREDLLHGGAHKTNQVLGQALLAKRMGKKEIIAETGAGQHGVATALACALLDLKCKVYMGAKDAARQSPNLFRMKLMGAEVIEVTSGSATLKDACNEAMRDWSGSYEKAHYLLGTAAGPHPFPTIVREFQRMIGEETKRQILEREGRLPDAVIACVGGGSNAIGMFADFIDEESVQLIGVEPAGLGLDTPMHGAPLKHGKTGIFFGMKAPLMQDKEGQIEESYSVSAGLDFPSVGPQHAHLAATGRATYESATDDEALEAFQLLARSEGIIPALESAHAIAYALKLAEKATKETLLVINLSGRGDKDIFTVADILEEREKSQTSQQTEESGND is encoded by the coding sequence ATGAAGCTTGATCCCTACTTTGGTGAATACGGCGGTATGTACGTACCGCAGATCTTGGTACCAGCGCTTAAACAGCTCGAAACCGCCTTTATTGAAGCCCAGGACGACCCTGAATTTCAGGCTGAGTTTAGCGATCTCCTGAAAAATTATGCGGGTCGGCCAACAGCGTTAACCCTCACTCGTAACTTGAGTCCTAATCCGCTGGTAAAGATCTACCTAAAACGTGAAGACTTGCTTCATGGCGGTGCTCACAAGACCAATCAGGTATTGGGCCAGGCCCTGCTTGCTAAACGTATGGGTAAGAAAGAGATCATCGCCGAAACGGGAGCAGGTCAGCATGGCGTAGCCACCGCCCTAGCCTGTGCACTGCTAGATCTTAAATGTAAGGTCTACATGGGCGCTAAAGATGCCGCTCGTCAGTCGCCCAATCTCTTCAGAATGAAGTTAATGGGTGCTGAAGTGATAGAGGTGACTTCAGGCTCTGCGACACTAAAAGATGCCTGTAACGAAGCCATGCGTGACTGGTCTGGCAGCTATGAAAAAGCCCATTACTTGCTCGGTACGGCTGCAGGGCCACATCCATTCCCAACCATAGTACGTGAGTTCCAGCGCATGATCGGTGAGGAGACGAAGAGACAGATCCTAGAGCGTGAAGGTCGCCTTCCCGATGCTGTTATTGCCTGCGTCGGCGGTGGCTCAAATGCCATCGGTATGTTTGCCGATTTTATCGATGAAGAAAGTGTACAGCTTATCGGTGTAGAACCTGCTGGACTTGGTCTCGATACGCCCATGCATGGCGCACCGCTTAAACACGGAAAAACGGGTATCTTCTTCGGTATGAAGGCGCCGCTCATGCAAGATAAAGAGGGACAAATTGAAGAGTCTTACTCAGTATCGGCAGGCCTCGACTTCCCATCCGTGGGGCCGCAGCACGCACACCTTGCCGCAACTGGCCGGGCAACCTACGAATCAGCTACCGATGATGAGGCATTAGAAGCCTTCCAGCTGCTTGCCCGCAGTGAAGGTATCATTCCGGCGCTAGAGTCGGCCCATGCAATCGCTTATGCCCTTAAGCTTGCCGAAAAAGCCACTAAAGAGACGCTTTTAGTGATCAATTTATCTGGTCGTGGCGATAAAGATATCTTCACCGTTGCAGATATTCTTGAAGAGCGTGAGAAATCACAAACGAGCCAGCAAACAGAGGAGAGTGGCAATGACTGA
- the trpCF gene encoding bifunctional indole-3-glycerol-phosphate synthase TrpC/phosphoribosylanthranilate isomerase TrpF — MNSRKNSSEDLRNNNQTEPLAKTSNVLTKIVDTKVAHIASLKLRFPEADLKPKISDRSLFEALRAPNAGFIFECKKASPSKGLIRAEFDVEAIADVYNHYAAGISVLTDEQFFQGDMDYIPKVRARVKQPILCKDFFVDSYQVKLAAHQGADAILLMLSVLDDEQYRALASEANKYQLDMLTEVSNLEELERAISLGANIIGINNRNLRDLSTDLATTEELAPHIPSDRIVISESGIYNQAQVRRLSPLVDGFLVGSSLMAAEDLDLACRTLTLGHNKVCGLTSIEDVTAVADAGAIYGGLIFAKKSPRYISPERALNLVHTQRDTGKQLHFVGVFVNETAEFVADIASTLGLFAVQLHGSETEFEITQVRSALESVGCNAQIWKAVAIDVDLHLDATNSQLPIPTNADRILFDSKSSKAGGQFGGTGQTFNWQQTLPSRANAMLAGGLDTDNAKDAARQGFYGLDFNSGLESEPGVKDHQLIQSTFAALRQY; from the coding sequence GTGAATAGTCGAAAAAATAGTTCAGAAGATTTAAGAAATAACAATCAGACAGAGCCATTAGCTAAAACCAGTAATGTACTGACAAAAATTGTCGATACCAAAGTCGCGCATATCGCATCACTCAAGCTGCGTTTTCCTGAAGCGGACCTCAAGCCTAAAATCTCAGATCGCAGCTTGTTCGAAGCATTACGCGCTCCCAATGCCGGTTTCATCTTCGAGTGCAAGAAGGCCAGTCCATCGAAAGGATTGATTCGAGCGGAGTTTGACGTCGAAGCGATTGCTGATGTCTATAATCATTACGCCGCAGGTATCTCGGTACTCACCGATGAGCAGTTTTTCCAAGGTGATATGGACTATATTCCTAAAGTCCGAGCTCGTGTGAAACAGCCGATTTTATGCAAAGACTTCTTTGTCGATAGTTATCAAGTAAAACTTGCCGCCCACCAAGGAGCCGATGCGATTTTACTCATGCTGTCAGTGCTCGATGATGAGCAATATCGTGCTTTAGCATCAGAGGCTAACAAGTACCAACTCGATATGCTCACCGAGGTGAGCAACTTAGAAGAGCTTGAACGTGCCATTTCTCTGGGTGCTAACATTATTGGCATCAATAACCGTAACCTGCGTGACTTGTCTACCGATTTGGCGACCACAGAGGAGCTCGCTCCCCACATTCCAAGCGATCGTATCGTTATCAGTGAGTCAGGAATTTATAATCAGGCACAAGTTCGCCGACTCAGCCCGTTAGTGGATGGCTTCCTAGTTGGCAGCTCTTTGATGGCAGCAGAAGACCTAGACTTGGCATGCCGTACCCTCACTTTGGGTCACAACAAAGTTTGTGGTCTAACGTCCATTGAAGATGTTACGGCTGTAGCCGATGCAGGCGCCATCTATGGCGGGCTTATTTTTGCTAAAAAGTCACCTCGTTATATCAGCCCTGAGCGTGCTTTGAACCTAGTGCACACTCAACGTGACACAGGTAAACAGCTCCATTTCGTGGGTGTATTTGTCAACGAAACCGCTGAATTTGTTGCCGACATCGCCAGCACGCTTGGACTGTTTGCTGTGCAACTTCATGGTAGTGAAACTGAGTTCGAAATAACTCAAGTTCGCAGTGCTCTCGAGTCTGTCGGCTGCAACGCACAAATTTGGAAGGCGGTAGCCATTGATGTCGACCTTCATCTTGATGCTACTAATAGTCAATTACCCATTCCGACCAATGCAGACCGTATCTTGTTCGATAGCAAAAGCAGCAAAGCCGGTGGGCAGTTTGGCGGTACAGGGCAAACCTTTAACTGGCAGCAAACACTACCGAGTCGTGCTAACGCCATGCTTGCAGGCGGTTTAGATACCGATAATGCCAAGGATGCAGCCAGACAAGGCTTTTACGGCTTAGATTTCAATTCAGGCTTGGAGAGTGAACCTGGGGTTAAAGATCACCAACTGATCCAATCAACCTTTGCAGCTCTTCGACAGTACTAA
- the trpD gene encoding anthranilate phosphoribosyltransferase — protein sequence MSQLQPLLDKLYAGQSVTRTEANTLVSSIIQGEMSEVAMAGMLIAMKMRGETIDEISGAADALRAAAKPFPSPSYATQAQGIVDIVGTGGDGHNTINISTTAAFVAAASGAKVAKHGNRSVSSKSGSSDLLAQFGIDLTMSPDTARDCLDELGLCFLFAPHYHGGVRHAVPVRQALKTRTLFNVLGPLINPSHPDFIVLGVYSSELVEPIAQVLKALGMKRAMVVHGSGLDEVAIHGDTLVCELVDSEINQYQLTPDDLGITQANLKDLEGGTPQENAEFTRAILQGRGQAAHRDAVAANAGCALYISGVCDSVKSGTALALTTLESGKAYQLLEQLASASTAAK from the coding sequence ATGAGCCAGCTTCAACCTCTACTAGATAAACTGTATGCGGGACAAAGCGTGACACGCACAGAGGCTAACACTTTAGTTAGCAGCATCATTCAAGGTGAGATGAGCGAGGTGGCGATGGCTGGAATGCTCATCGCCATGAAAATGCGCGGCGAAACCATCGATGAGATTTCAGGTGCTGCAGATGCACTTCGTGCGGCGGCGAAACCATTTCCATCCCCAAGTTATGCCACTCAAGCTCAAGGCATCGTCGATATCGTCGGTACCGGAGGCGATGGTCATAACACCATCAATATCTCCACCACAGCCGCCTTTGTAGCAGCGGCATCTGGAGCAAAGGTTGCTAAACATGGTAACCGCAGTGTGTCGAGTAAATCTGGCTCATCTGATTTATTGGCTCAATTTGGTATCGACTTAACCATGTCTCCAGACACGGCTCGTGATTGCTTAGATGAGTTAGGTCTTTGCTTCCTGTTTGCCCCGCATTACCATGGTGGAGTCCGTCATGCAGTGCCTGTTAGACAGGCATTAAAAACACGCACTCTGTTTAATGTTCTTGGTCCACTGATTAATCCATCTCACCCTGACTTTATTGTGCTCGGCGTCTATAGCAGTGAGTTAGTTGAACCTATCGCTCAAGTGTTAAAAGCCTTAGGAATGAAGCGCGCGATGGTGGTTCATGGCAGCGGACTCGACGAGGTGGCGATTCACGGTGATACCCTTGTTTGTGAGCTGGTAGATAGTGAGATAAATCAGTACCAACTCACCCCCGATGACTTAGGTATTACCCAGGCCAATCTCAAAGATTTAGAGGGCGGAACGCCACAAGAAAATGCAGAGTTCACCCGCGCAATTCTTCAGGGTCGTGGCCAAGCGGCGCATCGTGATGCCGTTGCCGCTAATGCGGGGTGTGCTTTATATATTTCTGGTGTGTGTGACTCAGTAAAATCTGGCACCGCCCTAGCCCTAACCACTTTAGAAAGTGGCAAGGCATACCAATTACTCGAGCAGCTTGCTAGCGCCAGCACAGCAGCCAAATAG
- a CDS encoding aminodeoxychorismate/anthranilate synthase component II, translated as MKLYLLDNFDSFTYNLVDQFRSLGFEVVIYRNDLDAEFIAAKLLNENEKVALVLSPGPGAPHEAGCLMALIAKLAGKVPMLGICLGHQALVEHYGGKVERAPHVVHGKASPTFHEGIELFAGLPSPLPVARYHSLVATQVPECLNVIATTEEMPMAISHKHHKAVGFQFHPESILTTLGSQLLTQTLSYLTGTDVSTITGDAK; from the coding sequence ATGAAACTCTATCTTTTAGACAATTTCGATTCTTTCACCTACAACCTAGTCGATCAATTCAGAAGCCTAGGCTTTGAGGTCGTGATCTATCGTAATGACCTAGATGCTGAATTTATTGCAGCTAAGCTACTCAATGAGAATGAAAAAGTTGCCTTGGTCTTGTCACCAGGGCCTGGCGCTCCTCATGAAGCAGGCTGCTTAATGGCACTGATTGCAAAACTAGCCGGTAAGGTACCTATGTTAGGGATCTGCCTTGGCCATCAAGCCTTAGTAGAGCACTATGGCGGTAAAGTAGAGCGTGCCCCCCATGTCGTTCATGGTAAAGCTAGCCCAACCTTCCATGAAGGCATCGAGCTGTTTGCTGGCCTGCCTTCACCTCTGCCTGTTGCGCGTTATCACAGTTTAGTGGCAACTCAGGTACCTGAATGCCTTAACGTGATCGCCACCACCGAGGAGATGCCAATGGCTATCTCTCATAAGCATCACAAGGCCGTTGGTTTCCAATTTCACCCTGAATCTATTTTGACGACACTCGGCAGCCAACTGCTGACGCAAACTCTCAGCTATTTAACCGGTACTGATGTCTCAACCATAACTGGAGATGCAAAATGA
- a CDS encoding anthranilate synthase component 1, which produces MKLAQVSTSKERISYPDDPLSLYQHLTQDAPHTMLLESAEIESKDNIKSIILSHAALMIRCEGYQLTFTALTDNGQSLLLPIQTYFKHASSNLETNVLKLTLVKETEQLDEDARLKATSPLDGLRALIQEIDCGDKPAFEDLFLGGVLAYDLIDTVEPLPQVNNGDNTCPDYLFYLAETLITVDRQQETADIITHNFITDTTDKNAYAAILTARIDSVNAQISQVKAASALVPVNADVTVNVSDDAFKATVRDLKTHIIAGDIFQVVPSRSFSLPCPNTLGAYRALRLTNPSPYMFYVRGDDFTVFGASPESALKYETSTNQVEIYPIAGTRQRGKTPDGQIDADLDSRIELELRLDKKELSEHLMLVDLARNDVARISQSGTRKIPELLKVDRYSHVMHLVSRVTGQLRNDLDALHAYQACMNMGTLTGAPKVSASQLIRAVEQTRRGSYGGAAGYLNGLGDMDTCIVIRSAFVKNGIAHIQAGAGVVYDSDPQAEADETRQKAQAVITAIKIGGGL; this is translated from the coding sequence ATGAAACTAGCTCAAGTCAGCACGAGTAAGGAGCGGATCTCCTACCCGGATGATCCTTTAAGTTTATATCAGCACCTCACCCAAGATGCGCCACACACCATGTTGCTCGAATCTGCTGAAATTGAGAGTAAGGACAACATCAAGAGCATTATTCTCTCCCATGCCGCCTTGATGATCCGCTGCGAAGGTTACCAATTGACCTTTACCGCGCTCACAGACAATGGCCAATCGCTACTGTTACCGATACAAACATATTTTAAACACGCTAGCTCTAATCTAGAAACCAATGTACTAAAGCTCACTTTGGTCAAGGAAACCGAGCAGCTAGATGAAGATGCCAGACTCAAAGCAACCTCGCCGCTCGATGGCCTTCGAGCATTAATACAAGAGATAGATTGCGGTGACAAGCCAGCTTTTGAAGATCTATTTTTAGGTGGTGTGCTAGCGTATGACTTAATCGATACTGTCGAGCCTCTACCTCAAGTTAACAACGGTGACAATACCTGTCCTGATTACCTGTTTTATCTTGCAGAAACCTTAATAACGGTCGACCGTCAGCAAGAAACGGCTGATATTATCACCCATAACTTCATTACAGACACCACAGATAAAAATGCTTACGCTGCAATCTTAACCGCTCGCATTGATTCCGTTAATGCACAGATATCACAGGTCAAAGCGGCTTCAGCTCTCGTCCCTGTTAATGCAGATGTCACTGTCAATGTCTCAGATGACGCCTTTAAAGCGACGGTGAGGGATCTTAAAACGCATATTATCGCTGGTGATATTTTCCAGGTCGTGCCGTCACGTAGCTTCAGTCTTCCCTGCCCTAATACGCTAGGCGCATATCGCGCGTTACGTCTAACCAATCCAAGTCCCTATATGTTTTATGTCAGAGGCGATGATTTCACCGTGTTTGGTGCCTCCCCAGAAAGTGCCTTGAAATATGAGACCAGCACCAATCAAGTCGAAATATATCCTATCGCTGGGACTCGTCAGCGTGGAAAAACCCCTGATGGTCAAATTGATGCCGACCTCGATAGCCGTATAGAGCTAGAGCTTCGTTTAGATAAGAAAGAGCTTTCTGAACATCTGATGCTGGTTGATTTGGCCCGTAATGACGTCGCGCGTATCAGTCAAAGTGGTACCCGTAAAATTCCAGAGTTATTAAAAGTAGATAGATACTCCCATGTAATGCATTTAGTCAGCCGAGTTACCGGCCAACTTCGTAATGACTTAGATGCGCTGCACGCTTATCAAGCTTGTATGAATATGGGGACACTAACTGGTGCCCCAAAAGTCAGTGCTTCACAGCTGATCCGCGCCGTTGAACAAACAAGGCGTGGCAGTTACGGCGGCGCGGCTGGCTACTTAAATGGCCTTGGCGATATGGACACTTGTATCGTGATCCGCTCTGCGTTTGTTAAAAACGGTATTGCCCATATTCAAGCGGGTGCTGGTGTTGTCTATGACTCAGACCCACAAGCCGAAGCCGATGAAACCCGTCAAAAAGCACAAGCTGTGATCACAGCCATTAAAATTGGAGGCGGGCTATGA
- the rnm gene encoding RNase RNM, whose protein sequence is MTDETLLIDLHSHSSASDGQLTPSELIERAIDNGVQIFAITDHDTTGGLAEAHAYNQAHESPLTLLNGVEISTRWHNHDIHIVGLNVSLDNESFEAFLANQRELRELRAKEIGIRLAKAGIEGAYEGAKALAGEAALSRGHYARWLATNEYATSTANVFKKYLARGKTGYVPNNWSDMATAIEKIHQAGGIAILAHPSGYKLSSKWVKRLVREFKEAGGDAMEVIVSRQTIEDRNNLIALSLQNELAASLGSDFHFPGSFIELGKSMYQPKGVNWVWQMDNWKMGQAA, encoded by the coding sequence ATGACAGATGAAACTTTATTAATCGATCTCCATAGCCACTCAAGCGCTTCCGACGGTCAACTCACCCCTTCCGAACTCATTGAACGCGCCATTGATAATGGTGTGCAGATATTTGCTATCACAGATCACGATACGACTGGGGGCTTAGCAGAAGCACATGCCTATAATCAGGCACATGAATCTCCATTAACCTTGCTTAATGGTGTCGAAATTTCGACGCGCTGGCATAATCACGATATTCATATTGTGGGTCTTAATGTCAGCTTAGATAATGAATCGTTCGAAGCTTTTTTGGCAAACCAAAGAGAGTTAAGAGAACTAAGAGCGAAAGAGATCGGGATCAGATTGGCAAAGGCTGGAATTGAAGGCGCCTATGAGGGCGCAAAAGCCTTAGCAGGAGAGGCGGCTTTGAGTCGTGGTCATTATGCGCGCTGGTTGGCGACGAATGAGTATGCAACAAGTACTGCAAATGTGTTTAAGAAGTACCTCGCCCGTGGAAAAACAGGTTATGTGCCCAATAATTGGTCTGATATGGCTACTGCAATCGAGAAAATACACCAAGCTGGTGGCATTGCAATATTGGCACACCCAAGCGGTTACAAGCTTTCCTCTAAATGGGTCAAGCGTTTAGTGAGAGAGTTTAAAGAGGCGGGTGGAGATGCTATGGAAGTCATTGTCAGTCGCCAGACCATAGAAGATCGAAATAATTTAATCGCACTGAGTTTACAGAATGAGCTTGCTGCCTCCCTGGGCAGTGATTTTCATTTTCCCGGTAGCTTTATTGAACTTGGTAAGAGTATGTACCAACCCAAAGGTGTGAACTGGGTATGGCAGATGGATAATTGGAAAATGGGCCAAGCCGCTTAA
- a CDS encoding L-threonylcarbamoyladenylate synthase, with translation MSQFFYVHEENPQPRLINQAVNALKSGGVIVYPTDSGYALGCLLGDKDAMSRIVRIRQIENDHNFSLMCRDQSELSAYAKVDNQAYRVLKHNTPGPYTFIFKASKEVPKRLQSPKKKTIGIRVPDNVIALALLEALDEPLMSTSLILPGEEFTESDPEHIRDILEHQVDAIIHGGYLGEKPTTVIDMSEGDIEIIREGVGDISPFV, from the coding sequence ATGAGTCAGTTTTTTTATGTACACGAAGAAAACCCGCAACCACGGCTGATTAATCAAGCGGTAAATGCACTTAAAAGTGGTGGTGTGATCGTATACCCAACAGATTCAGGTTATGCCCTGGGATGTCTGCTTGGCGATAAAGATGCGATGAGCCGTATAGTGCGCATACGCCAGATTGAAAATGACCATAATTTTTCATTGATGTGTCGCGACCAGTCTGAGTTATCAGCCTATGCGAAAGTGGATAATCAGGCTTATCGAGTGTTGAAGCACAATACGCCAGGTCCTTATACGTTTATCTTTAAGGCCAGTAAAGAGGTGCCAAAGCGTCTACAGAGCCCTAAAAAGAAAACTATAGGCATTCGAGTTCCGGATAATGTGATTGCACTTGCACTACTCGAAGCGCTAGACGAGCCTTTGATGTCGACCAGTCTCATTTTGCCCGGTGAAGAGTTTACCGAGTCAGATCCTGAACATATCCGTGACATTTTGGAACATCAGGTCGATGCCATTATTCATGGTGGTTATTTGGGTGAGAAACCGACGACTGTGATTGATATGTCTGAAGGTGATATCGAAATTATCCGTGAGGGTGTTGGTGATATTTCACCTTTTGTTTAA
- a CDS encoding segregation and condensation protein A: protein MQGTQKRLPLAIVKGEPVKQLPVDLFIPPEALEVFLESFEGPLDLLLYLIRKQKLDVVELPIWPVTKQYLEYIELLQGARVELAADYLVMAATLAEIKSRLLLPRPVIENEEEEDPRAQLIRQLKAYEVIKEAQQQLDELPRLERDVFQAKATPAPDIKPVLLPPEVSLFEIARAFGAVMKRIAATEHHHVKREVLSTRERMAQILSLLDGEDYLPFEALFDVAEGRSGVVVSFLALMELVKELLVELVQTEPFSTIHVKAY from the coding sequence ATGCAGGGGACTCAAAAAAGGTTGCCCTTGGCCATAGTCAAAGGTGAGCCGGTTAAACAGCTACCGGTAGATCTGTTTATTCCACCTGAAGCGCTCGAAGTGTTTCTTGAATCCTTTGAAGGGCCACTGGATCTACTGCTGTATCTGATCCGTAAGCAGAAACTCGATGTTGTGGAATTGCCTATCTGGCCTGTCACTAAGCAGTACCTTGAGTATATAGAGCTGCTTCAAGGTGCACGTGTTGAGCTTGCTGCTGATTACTTAGTGATGGCGGCCACGCTTGCAGAGATAAAATCTCGATTATTATTGCCAAGACCTGTGATCGAGAATGAAGAAGAAGAGGATCCTCGTGCTCAGTTGATCCGCCAACTGAAAGCTTATGAAGTCATTAAAGAAGCGCAGCAGCAGCTAGATGAGTTACCTCGTCTAGAGCGAGATGTGTTTCAAGCAAAAGCAACACCAGCACCGGATATTAAGCCTGTGTTACTGCCGCCTGAGGTTTCGCTTTTTGAGATAGCCAGAGCATTTGGCGCTGTGATGAAACGAATAGCAGCCACAGAGCATCATCATGTAAAACGCGAGGTGTTGTCTACTCGAGAGCGTATGGCACAGATTCTATCTCTGCTCGATGGTGAGGACTATCTACCTTTTGAAGCTTTGTTTGATGTTGCCGAAGGTCGCAGTGGCGTTGTGGTGAGCTTTTTAGCTTTGATGGAGCTGGTTAAAGAGCTTCTTGTGGAGCTGGTACAAACTGAACCGTTTTCAACCATACACGTTAAGGCATATTGA
- the scpB gene encoding SMC-Scp complex subunit ScpB codes for MSALNQKKQKQTHINPDQLKQLIEASLFVLAKSVTIKTLKETVLVNFSVTHVKIKTALEELQQDYQGRGIELVSVAGGYRFQTIEALSPYLQPLWQEKAPKYSRATLETLAVIAYKQPVTRGDIEFVRGVAVSSHTIKTLTDRQWIKSVGHKEVPGRPALYVTTTEFLAYFGLDALKDLPPLTDTESLEALFSNAGSETSPEVTSDVELVDK; via the coding sequence TTGTCAGCATTAAATCAAAAAAAGCAAAAGCAAACACACATAAATCCGGATCAGCTAAAGCAGTTGATTGAGGCAAGTCTATTTGTGTTAGCAAAGTCGGTCACGATAAAGACGCTAAAAGAGACCGTGTTGGTGAATTTTAGCGTCACACACGTTAAAATTAAGACTGCTTTAGAAGAGTTACAACAAGATTATCAGGGGCGGGGCATTGAGTTAGTCAGCGTCGCCGGTGGCTATCGATTCCAGACTATCGAAGCACTAAGCCCTTATCTTCAGCCATTATGGCAGGAAAAGGCACCAAAATATTCACGTGCTACGTTAGAGACGTTAGCCGTCATAGCCTACAAACAACCTGTCACTCGAGGTGATATAGAGTTTGTCAGAGGCGTAGCTGTTAGCAGCCATACCATTAAAACGTTGACAGACAGACAGTGGATTAAGTCGGTAGGGCATAAAGAAGTGCCAGGCAGACCGGCTCTTTATGTCACAACCACCGAATTTTTAGCCTACTTTGGCTTAGATGCATTAAAGGATCTACCGCCGCTAACCGATACTGAGTCTTTAGAGGCGCTATTTTCTAATGCGGGCTCGGAAACCAGTCCAGAGGTCACTAGTGATGTCGAACTGGTTGATAAATAA
- the rluB gene encoding 23S rRNA pseudouridine(2605) synthase RluB — MSEKLQKVLARAGHGSRREMEAWIAAGRISIDGEIANLGDRIEADVKIRIDGRAISIKSEEDLVCRVIAYHKPEGEICSRKDPEGRPTVFDRLPKTRDSRWVAVGRLDINTSGLLLFTSDGELANRLMHPSNEVEREYAVRTFGEVNDACIQRLRTGVTLEDGPASFDKVKAAGGEGMNKWWHVSLAEGRNREVRRLWESQEVQVSRLIRISYGAIELPKSLPRGGWVELTLEQVNYLRKTAGMDQETRSIMGTDKHSVARSKVKGAKIRRAVRKHKSVAAKPKPTRKRV; from the coding sequence ATGAGTGAAAAATTGCAGAAAGTCTTGGCCCGTGCAGGCCATGGCTCCCGTCGTGAGATGGAGGCATGGATTGCTGCAGGTCGAATTAGTATAGATGGTGAGATAGCTAACCTGGGTGATCGTATCGAAGCCGATGTGAAGATCCGTATCGATGGTCGCGCCATTTCAATTAAGTCTGAAGAAGATCTTGTTTGTCGTGTGATTGCCTATCATAAGCCTGAAGGCGAGATATGTAGCCGCAAAGATCCTGAAGGTCGTCCAACCGTATTCGATCGTCTGCCTAAGACCCGCGACTCACGTTGGGTTGCTGTGGGCCGTCTGGATATCAATACCTCAGGTCTTTTATTGTTCACCTCTGATGGTGAGCTTGCCAACCGCTTGATGCATCCATCAAATGAAGTTGAGCGTGAATACGCTGTACGTACTTTCGGTGAAGTCAATGATGCCTGTATTCAACGTCTTCGTACGGGTGTGACCCTTGAAGATGGTCCTGCTAGCTTTGATAAAGTTAAAGCGGCTGGCGGTGAAGGCATGAACAAGTGGTGGCATGTGTCACTGGCTGAGGGTCGTAACCGTGAGGTTCGCCGTTTATGGGAGTCTCAAGAGGTTCAGGTGAGCCGTTTGATCCGTATCAGTTATGGCGCAATTGAACTGCCTAAATCTCTACCACGTGGTGGTTGGGTTGAGCTGACACTCGAGCAAGTTAACTACTTGAGAAAAACTGCTGGAATGGATCAAGAGACACGCTCTATCATGGGAACCGATAAGCACAGTGTGGCTCGCTCGAAAGTGAAGGGTGCAAAAATCCGCCGTGCAGTACGTAAGCACAAATCGGTAGCTGCCAAACCTAAGCCTACTCGTAAGAGAGTCTAG
- a CDS encoding YciK family oxidoreductase: MLEYQAAKDLLINKTILVTGAGDGIGRTAAIHFAKHGATVILLGKTVKKLEAVYDHIVQAGSPKPAIVPLDLQGATEQNYIDMAETIEEQFGHLDGLLHNAGKLGVLGPFEHISMDSVKEVMQINVIAEIMMTKALLPVMKKAPLASLVFTSSGVGRQGRAFWGEYAISKFATEGMMQSIADEYEGSNVRVNSINPGATRTAMRANAYPAENPSTLKEPEDLMPTYLYLMGDDSASVNGQQLSAQ, encoded by the coding sequence ATGTTGGAATATCAAGCTGCAAAAGATCTACTTATTAACAAAACAATCTTAGTAACAGGTGCGGGAGACGGCATAGGTCGCACTGCTGCAATACATTTCGCCAAACACGGCGCTACGGTTATCTTACTAGGCAAAACCGTTAAAAAACTGGAAGCTGTATACGACCACATTGTGCAAGCGGGTTCGCCAAAGCCTGCCATCGTGCCGTTAGATCTGCAGGGTGCAACTGAGCAAAACTATATCGATATGGCTGAAACTATCGAAGAGCAGTTTGGTCACCTTGACGGTCTACTCCACAATGCAGGTAAACTCGGTGTATTAGGGCCGTTTGAGCACATCTCAATGGATTCGGTAAAGGAGGTCATGCAGATCAATGTTATCGCTGAGATTATGATGACTAAAGCCCTGCTACCTGTGATGAAAAAGGCACCACTTGCCTCCCTTGTTTTCACATCCAGTGGCGTTGGGCGCCAAGGCCGTGCATTTTGGGGAGAATATGCAATTTCTAAGTTCGCCACAGAAGGCATGATGCAATCAATTGCCGATGAATATGAAGGGTCCAATGTGAGAGTAAACAGCATCAATCCAGGTGCAACTCGTACCGCTATGCGTGCCAATGCTTACCCTGCTGAGAACCCTAGTACGCTTAAAGAGCCTGAAGACCTTATGCCTACTTACCTTTACCTGATGGGTGATGATTCGGCCAGTGTAAATGGCCAGCAACTTAGCGCTCAGTAA